From Paenibacillus sp. V4I7, one genomic window encodes:
- a CDS encoding response regulator transcription factor — MAPIMIVDDDPYIRELVRVFMLKEGFDVIEASDGADALKQLETVQVDMVIMDIMMPNMDGWELCKELREHYDIPLLMLTAKGETSQKVKGFELGTDDYLVKPFEPVELAMRVKALLKRYKIASSQTVQVGDLSMNRKTYEVTVGSESVTLPLKEFELLYKLASYPGKTFSRDQLIEQIWGFDYEGNERTVDVHINRLRERFPEERHAFRIATIRGLGYRMEVLRT; from the coding sequence ATGGCACCCATTATGATCGTAGATGATGATCCTTATATACGCGAGCTGGTCCGTGTCTTCATGCTGAAAGAAGGCTTCGATGTCATCGAAGCCTCGGACGGCGCTGATGCGCTTAAACAACTCGAAACCGTCCAAGTCGACATGGTGATCATGGATATCATGATGCCGAATATGGACGGGTGGGAGCTGTGCAAAGAGCTCAGGGAGCATTATGATATCCCTCTGCTCATGCTCACCGCCAAAGGTGAAACCTCGCAGAAGGTCAAAGGCTTCGAGCTTGGCACCGACGATTACCTCGTCAAGCCATTCGAGCCTGTGGAACTGGCAATGCGAGTGAAAGCGCTGCTGAAGCGTTACAAAATTGCTTCTTCCCAAACGGTTCAGGTCGGAGACCTGAGCATGAACCGCAAAACCTACGAAGTAACCGTTGGCTCCGAGAGCGTCACCTTACCGCTTAAAGAATTCGAGCTGCTCTATAAGTTGGCGAGCTACCCGGGCAAAACCTTCTCGCGTGATCAGTTGATCGAGCAGATTTGGGGCTTCGATTACGAAGGTAACGAACGTACCGTAGATGTTCACATTAATCGATTGCGCGAGCGGTTTCCCGAGGAGCGGCATGCTTTTCGGATCGCAACAATTCGTGGGTTAGGTTACCGGATGGAGGTGCTGCGAACATGA
- a CDS encoding AAA family ATPase, which translates to MIIMINGAFGAGKTTAANGLFPLVPGSMIFDPEEIGYMLRKLVPVEERLAHERTDDFQDMELWKVLTVKTAAELKSMYNKHLIVPMTIYKRQNFDYIYDGFKGVDKDVFHFCLSASAETLHRRLTNRGDEPGGWQFQQVDKCVAALKDPVFEDHIMTDELETEDIIRMILKKISY; encoded by the coding sequence ATGATTATCATGATCAACGGAGCTTTCGGAGCAGGAAAGACGACAGCCGCCAATGGACTGTTTCCCCTAGTTCCAGGCAGCATGATTTTTGATCCAGAAGAAATCGGTTATATGCTCAGAAAGCTAGTTCCTGTAGAGGAGCGATTAGCCCATGAGCGAACGGATGATTTTCAAGACATGGAGCTGTGGAAAGTTCTCACGGTCAAGACTGCTGCTGAGTTGAAATCGATGTACAACAAGCATCTCATTGTGCCGATGACCATTTATAAACGCCAAAATTTCGACTATATCTATGATGGATTCAAAGGTGTGGACAAGGATGTCTTTCATTTCTGCCTTAGCGCTTCCGCGGAAACACTGCATAGACGTTTAACCAACCGTGGTGATGAGCCGGGGGGATGGCAATTTCAACAAGTGGACAAGTGTGTAGCCGCGTTAAAGGACCCTGTCTTTGAGGATCATATTATGACGGATGAATTGGAAACGGAAGATATTATTCGCATGATTTTAAAGAAAATATCCTACTAA
- a CDS encoding M42 family metallopeptidase: protein MNTETLELFRTLTEMQAAPGFEREIRKFVRGELEKYTDEFVQDGLGSLFGILRGDETGPKIMVAGHFDEVGFLVSGITEHGTIKFQPLGGWFSQVLPAQRVQIMTDQGPIIGVIGSVPVHLLDEAARSKPADIKTMYVDIGAEDKADAQRIGVRLGQQIVPICPFTPLANPKRIMAKAWDNRYGVGLAIELMKELHGGPKLPNVLYAGATVQEEVGVRGGRTAAHLIQPDLFYALDASAAGDMTGDRNAFGQLGRGALLRIFDPTMITHRGMVEFILDTAETHKIPYQYFISAGGTDAGLVHVQGSGIPSAVIGVCARYIHTSASILHVDDYAAAKELLIKLVQASDRTTLNTIHAQA, encoded by the coding sequence ATGAATACAGAAACGTTAGAGCTTTTTCGGACGCTGACGGAAATGCAAGCAGCGCCCGGTTTCGAACGAGAAATCCGCAAGTTTGTTCGCGGTGAATTGGAGAAATATACAGACGAGTTCGTACAGGATGGACTCGGCAGCTTGTTCGGTATCCTGCGCGGCGATGAAACAGGCCCTAAGATCATGGTGGCCGGCCATTTCGACGAGGTCGGCTTCCTTGTTAGCGGCATCACGGAGCATGGCACGATCAAGTTCCAGCCTCTCGGTGGCTGGTTCAGTCAAGTACTGCCCGCGCAGCGCGTGCAGATTATGACGGATCAAGGGCCGATCATCGGCGTGATCGGCTCGGTGCCCGTGCACTTGCTGGACGAAGCGGCACGCAGCAAGCCTGCAGACATCAAGACGATGTATGTTGACATCGGCGCTGAAGATAAAGCCGATGCGCAGCGCATAGGCGTTCGTCTCGGGCAGCAGATTGTTCCCATCTGCCCGTTCACACCCCTGGCCAATCCGAAACGGATTATGGCCAAGGCTTGGGACAATCGCTACGGCGTCGGCCTGGCGATTGAGCTGATGAAGGAGCTTCACGGCGGGCCGAAGCTCCCGAATGTCCTGTACGCCGGTGCAACCGTACAGGAAGAAGTTGGCGTGCGCGGCGGACGCACGGCTGCGCATCTCATCCAGCCGGACTTGTTCTACGCGCTGGATGCCAGCGCCGCCGGGGATATGACCGGCGACCGCAATGCCTTTGGGCAGCTAGGGCGCGGTGCGCTGCTGCGTATCTTTGATCCCACGATGATCACCCACCGTGGGATGGTCGAATTCATTCTCGATACGGCGGAGACGCATAAGATTCCGTATCAGTACTTCATCTCTGCGGGCGGAACAGACGCCGGACTGGTGCACGTGCAAGGCAGCGGCATTCCCTCTGCCGTCATCGGTGTCTGCGCGCGCTATATTCATACATCCGCGTCCATTCTTCACGTGGATGACTATGCCGCCGCGAAGGAACTTCTGATCAAGCTCGTGCAAGCGAGCGATCGCACAACATTGAATACGATCCACGCTCAAGCGTAA
- a CDS encoding translation factor GTPase family protein encodes MRDDNQAKSRRNVGIFAHVDAGKTTTTEHILYHSGRIRALGSVDNGTAQTDSMDVERERGISVRSATTSFSWKDTLINLVDTPGHVDFLSEVERSLRVMDGAILIVSAVEGVQSQTEMIWHTLQSLKIPTLLYMNKMDRVGADPERVLRDIHKQLTEMVVPIHAPLGREDTFRGAVNVLVDGATDADAADGVRGFDLASAVEKLSELDERMLTSYIEGTPIEAREVKATLQRYARQGEVFPLLVGASSKGLGIKELMEAILDYLPGPSGSAEQPLSAVVFKVERDKTMGRMAYVRLYEGTIRNRDTVVNVTQGVEEKVTQIRKIDGRKAEDIGFVTAGDIAAVCGLTQVRIGDVLGRADSVPPTPQMAVPLLTVQVHAESEAQYPALVAALQELTDEDPLLDLQWLQEERELHMKVMGAIQLEILTSLLNSRFGLQVKFDQPSVIYKETPSQVGEGFIAYTMPKPCWAILRFRIEPGAPGSGLVYESLVRGEHLLVQYQNEVERRVPEALQQGLLAWEVTDLKVTLVEGEHHVWHTHPLDFAVATPMGIMQGLAQTGTALLEPLLQVRITVPEEFGGKVLSDLVQMRAAFDPPQITGGRFVVEGRLPVATSLEYPVKLSAMSGGRGVITSSFSGYQPSPPDVHAERKRRGVNPLDQSKYILAVRKALST; translated from the coding sequence ATGAGGGATGATAATCAAGCAAAATCCAGAAGAAATGTGGGCATTTTTGCGCACGTGGATGCGGGTAAGACGACAACGACAGAGCATATTCTTTATCATAGCGGGCGAATTCGTGCGCTTGGTAGTGTAGATAACGGGACTGCGCAGACCGATTCTATGGATGTGGAAAGAGAGCGGGGGATTTCGGTTCGCAGCGCGACGACCTCTTTTTCATGGAAGGATACGTTGATTAATCTTGTAGATACGCCGGGGCACGTCGATTTCTTGTCTGAGGTGGAGCGTTCACTTCGGGTGATGGACGGGGCTATTCTTATTGTTTCAGCGGTAGAAGGCGTGCAGTCACAAACGGAAATGATCTGGCATACGCTGCAATCCCTCAAGATACCAACTTTGCTGTATATGAATAAAATGGACCGTGTCGGCGCGGATCCCGAGCGCGTACTGCGCGACATTCACAAGCAGCTCACGGAGATGGTGGTGCCGATCCATGCACCGCTTGGTCGAGAGGACACGTTCCGCGGTGCGGTGAACGTGTTGGTGGATGGTGCGACGGATGCGGACGCCGCGGATGGGGTACGCGGATTCGACTTGGCATCCGCGGTGGAGAAGCTATCGGAGCTAGACGAGCGGATGCTCACGAGCTACATTGAAGGCACGCCGATCGAGGCGCGCGAGGTGAAAGCAACCCTGCAGCGGTATGCGCGGCAGGGGGAGGTTTTTCCTTTGCTGGTGGGCGCCTCCAGCAAGGGGCTCGGTATCAAGGAGCTGATGGAAGCGATCCTTGATTATTTGCCTGGGCCGAGCGGCTCTGCGGAGCAGCCGCTTTCGGCCGTGGTGTTCAAGGTCGAGCGGGACAAGACCATGGGGAGAATGGCGTACGTCCGCCTCTACGAGGGGACGATCCGCAACCGGGACACCGTCGTCAATGTCACGCAGGGCGTGGAGGAGAAGGTGACCCAGATTCGCAAAATCGACGGCCGTAAAGCTGAAGATATCGGGTTTGTTACGGCCGGCGATATTGCGGCTGTCTGCGGCCTTACGCAGGTGAGGATCGGCGATGTACTAGGCCGAGCAGATAGTGTGCCGCCTACGCCGCAGATGGCGGTTCCGCTCTTGACCGTACAGGTTCACGCCGAAAGCGAGGCGCAGTACCCGGCGCTCGTCGCAGCGCTGCAGGAGCTGACGGACGAGGATCCGCTGCTCGATCTGCAGTGGCTGCAGGAGGAACGTGAGCTGCATATGAAAGTCATGGGCGCGATTCAGCTCGAGATTCTCACGAGTCTCTTGAATTCGCGCTTTGGGCTCCAAGTAAAGTTCGACCAACCTTCCGTGATCTACAAAGAAACGCCTTCGCAAGTGGGCGAAGGCTTCATTGCCTATACGATGCCCAAGCCGTGCTGGGCGATCTTACGCTTTCGCATCGAGCCTGGGGCGCCAGGCAGCGGGCTCGTGTATGAGTCGCTGGTACGCGGCGAGCATCTGCTCGTGCAGTACCAGAACGAGGTGGAGCGCCGCGTGCCGGAGGCACTCCAGCAAGGGCTGCTCGCTTGGGAAGTCACCGACTTGAAGGTGACGCTTGTCGAGGGTGAGCATCACGTGTGGCACACTCACCCGCTCGACTTTGCTGTCGCTACGCCGATGGGCATCATGCAAGGCCTTGCGCAGACGGGCACGGCGCTGCTCGAACCGCTGCTGCAGGTTCGCATTACCGTGCCTGAAGAGTTCGGCGGCAAGGTGCTCAGCGACCTTGTGCAGATGAGAGCGGCTTTTGATCCGCCGCAAATTACAGGAGGCAGATTTGTAGTCGAGGGTCGTCTGCCTGTCGCTACGTCACTGGAATATCCAGTGAAGCTGAGTGCAATGTCAGGCGGACGAGGTGTGATAACTTCCTCTTTCTCAGGCTATCAGCCAAGTCCGCCGGACGTTCATGCGGAGCGTAAGCGGCGTGGGGTCAATCCGCTGGATCAGTCGAAGTATATTTTAGCCGTACGTAAGGCCCTGTCGACCTAA
- a CDS encoding DUF2500 domain-containing protein, translating into MSSGFNMGPFPGGSGGNLFLIIFISVFVLVIGTFIILIIKSLMTWSSNNASPIQSRNCKVVAKRMHVSGGSGDSSASTSYYATFEFEDRSRLELRVGREQFGYIVEGDQGTLMYQGTRFKEFSRPLI; encoded by the coding sequence ATGTCATCTGGGTTTAACATGGGGCCTTTTCCTGGTGGGAGCGGCGGAAATCTTTTTCTAATAATCTTTATAAGTGTATTCGTTCTCGTCATTGGCACTTTTATCATTCTGATTATTAAATCACTTATGACATGGTCATCCAATAATGCCTCCCCCATCCAAAGCCGGAACTGTAAGGTCGTAGCCAAAAGAATGCATGTCAGCGGTGGCTCCGGAGATTCAAGTGCAAGTACGAGTTATTATGCCACCTTTGAATTCGAAGATCGAAGTAGACTCGAGTTAAGGGTGGGACGGGAACAGTTTGGTTATATCGTAGAGGGTGACCAAGGAACATTAATGTATCAAGGCACAAGGTTCAAGGAATTCTCTCGTCCTCTAATATAA
- a CDS encoding DNA-3-methyladenine glycosylase translates to METTEFEESSKSIQPEVTTILLNKMHPAIKALSQADSKLASLIELIGDLTLTPSYKPFESLVMSIISQQLSAKAAATIKARVKLIIPNVTPELVLAVEEEAIRQCGVSYPKIRYIRDLSTKVITGEVALDNLQDLDNTELLKQLTSVKGIGAWTAEMFLIFTLGRPDVMSIGDAGLQRAAKWLHTLADRKDGNYLGEIAPNWAPYRSFASLYLWRAIDMGFVDSGLQVEACTKPNLEQG, encoded by the coding sequence ATGGAAACTACGGAATTCGAGGAGTCAAGCAAGTCTATCCAACCTGAGGTAACTACCATACTATTGAATAAAATGCATCCTGCGATAAAAGCCTTGTCCCAAGCAGACAGCAAGCTAGCTAGTCTCATTGAACTGATCGGTGACCTTACACTCACGCCCAGCTACAAGCCATTTGAGTCGCTCGTAATGTCGATTATTTCCCAACAACTCTCTGCAAAAGCGGCAGCAACGATTAAAGCCAGAGTGAAGCTTATCATACCGAACGTCACACCTGAGCTTGTGCTCGCTGTGGAAGAGGAGGCTATTAGACAATGCGGGGTCTCCTATCCCAAAATCCGTTACATCCGGGACCTCAGCACAAAGGTGATAACCGGCGAGGTGGCACTCGACAATCTGCAAGATTTAGATAACACAGAGCTGCTCAAACAGCTCACAAGTGTCAAAGGCATCGGCGCATGGACGGCGGAAATGTTCCTCATTTTCACATTAGGCAGACCCGATGTTATGTCAATTGGTGACGCCGGCCTCCAGCGTGCGGCCAAATGGCTGCATACCCTTGCCGATCGCAAGGACGGTAACTATTTAGGCGAAATCGCACCAAACTGGGCGCCTTATCGCAGCTTTGCCTCGTTATATTTATGGCGTGCGATTGATATGGGCTTTGTGGACTCAGGCCTACAGGTGGAGGCTTGCACGAAACCCAACTTGGAGCAAGGATAA
- a CDS encoding MmcQ/YjbR family DNA-binding protein has translation MTHQFVSIKGLELVAKVRAFCMELPEAEEKVDGFGHITFRVKDKPFVMMGETDGQPSTAIKTNLTTQEFLLHQEGTPFHKTPYIGQHGWVSILDTDKVPWKEIEDLIMEGYARTAPKKLLSQLQATRK, from the coding sequence ATGACACATCAGTTTGTAAGCATCAAAGGCTTAGAATTGGTCGCCAAAGTTAGGGCTTTCTGCATGGAACTGCCGGAAGCAGAAGAAAAGGTAGATGGCTTCGGTCATATCACCTTCCGAGTGAAAGATAAACCCTTCGTGATGATGGGCGAGACGGATGGTCAACCATCTACAGCTATTAAAACGAACCTGACAACACAAGAGTTCCTTCTTCATCAAGAGGGTACTCCCTTCCACAAAACGCCCTACATTGGACAGCATGGCTGGGTTTCGATTCTAGATACAGACAAGGTTCCTTGGAAGGAAATTGAAGATCTGATAATGGAAGGATATGCCCGGACAGCTCCGAAAAAACTTCTCAGTCAGCTGCAAGCAACTCGGAAATAG
- a CDS encoding GNAT family N-acetyltransferase, with product MTYTIREATSQDTKQISRFVSESTGKAISPLHIENRLHFMRENPDEALYVYEEKNQILGTLGFRIRHGADKILKFSEISVISMDETKSRQAAADKLKSYAEQLTSTHACSGMWWITGSEKNDESRTANEPLGFHETGYRFVKRFL from the coding sequence ATGACGTATACCATTCGTGAGGCTACATCCCAAGATACTAAACAAATTAGCCGGTTTGTTTCAGAGAGTACCGGCAAGGCCATTTCACCTTTACATATTGAAAATAGGCTGCATTTTATGCGTGAGAACCCGGATGAAGCCCTCTATGTGTATGAGGAGAAGAATCAAATTCTCGGTACATTAGGCTTTCGGATTCGCCATGGTGCCGATAAGATTTTGAAATTCAGTGAAATCTCCGTCATTTCTATGGATGAAACGAAGAGCCGGCAAGCAGCCGCAGATAAATTAAAAAGCTATGCCGAGCAGCTAACCAGTACGCATGCCTGCTCCGGTATGTGGTGGATCACTGGATCAGAGAAGAACGATGAGTCACGGACAGCCAATGAGCCATTAGGCTTTCATGAAACGGGTTACCGATTCGTTAAACGATTTCTCTAG
- a CDS encoding MDR family MFS transporter: protein MSSEPKKVAWIIVGLMLGMLLGALDQTIISTAMPTVIRDLGGIAMYSWVFSIYMLTSTTSMPIFGKLADLYGRKRIYLVGIGIFVIGSALCGLATNMTELIIYRGLQGIGAGALMPIAMTIIGDIMPVEKRGKMQGLFGGVMALSSIIGPAIGGFIVEHLNWSWIFYVNLPFGIAAMVIIGSALKESRNNEKRSIDWLGALTLSGAIVSGLLGLVLGGDPEAAGSVHYAWSSPQIIGLFSACAILLGLFLWVETKAKEPMIPLHLFKNKVISVTSMIAVLMSVGMFGAITYIPLFVQGVIGVSPSIAGYILTPLMLSVVASAIMGGRMSSKVSYRTLIGTGMILIGIGFTFMSTMDAGTSKLLIILYMIVAGLGMGLIMPTLNIAVQGEVGATSRGIVTSLIQFFRSIGATVGVSIMGVMMTNRMAEGLSGMGEKFRQIPAEQLGQFANPQLLLDANARAKLPADILAELQQVFVHGLSGIFLVGSLIVFAGVIITFFLGKARMLPQVTNPIDNDVRPNKDSVLQQSEFV from the coding sequence ATGAGTAGTGAACCAAAGAAAGTAGCGTGGATTATAGTAGGATTGATGCTCGGAATGCTATTGGGAGCCCTGGATCAGACGATCATCTCGACGGCGATGCCAACCGTTATTCGAGATTTGGGCGGGATTGCGATGTACAGCTGGGTGTTCTCCATCTACATGTTAACCTCGACGACTAGTATGCCCATCTTTGGGAAATTGGCGGATCTGTATGGTAGGAAGCGTATTTACCTCGTAGGGATTGGTATTTTCGTAATTGGCTCTGCGCTATGCGGGCTGGCGACGAACATGACGGAGCTTATCATCTACCGCGGTCTGCAGGGTATTGGCGCCGGTGCATTGATGCCGATCGCAATGACGATTATTGGCGATATTATGCCCGTAGAGAAACGTGGAAAAATGCAAGGTTTGTTCGGCGGTGTAATGGCTTTGTCTAGTATAATTGGGCCAGCGATCGGCGGCTTTATCGTGGAACATTTGAACTGGAGCTGGATTTTCTATGTGAATCTTCCGTTTGGTATCGCAGCAATGGTGATTATCGGTTCAGCACTTAAAGAAAGCCGGAACAACGAGAAACGCTCCATAGATTGGTTGGGTGCACTCACATTAAGCGGAGCTATTGTTTCAGGTTTGCTCGGTCTGGTGCTAGGGGGAGATCCGGAGGCAGCAGGAAGCGTGCATTATGCGTGGAGTTCTCCACAAATAATCGGTCTTTTCTCGGCGTGTGCCATTCTTCTAGGTCTGTTCCTCTGGGTTGAAACCAAAGCCAAGGAGCCAATGATCCCCCTGCATTTGTTTAAAAATAAAGTCATTTCCGTCACCAGCATGATTGCCGTCTTGATGAGCGTAGGCATGTTCGGTGCAATTACTTACATTCCTTTATTCGTGCAAGGCGTCATCGGCGTCAGCCCTTCGATTGCTGGATATATCTTGACGCCGCTTATGTTATCCGTTGTGGCATCAGCCATTATGGGCGGAAGGATGTCGAGCAAAGTTTCTTATCGCACCTTAATAGGTACGGGGATGATTCTCATAGGTATCGGATTCACCTTCATGTCGACCATGGATGCAGGTACTTCCAAGCTTCTCATCATCCTCTATATGATCGTGGCTGGGCTAGGAATGGGTCTCATTATGCCCACACTAAACATTGCGGTGCAAGGTGAAGTTGGGGCGACTAGTCGCGGTATCGTAACATCGCTCATTCAGTTTTTCCGTTCTATTGGGGCAACGGTAGGGGTGAGCATCATGGGGGTCATGATGACGAATCGAATGGCAGAAGGCCTTTCTGGTATGGGCGAAAAGTTCCGCCAAATCCCTGCGGAGCAGCTGGGGCAATTCGCCAATCCACAGCTGCTGCTTGATGCGAATGCGCGAGCGAAGCTGCCTGCAGACATTTTGGCAGAGCTGCAGCAGGTATTTGTTCATGGCTTGAGCGGCATATTCTTGGTAGGGAGTCTCATTGTTTTTGCCGGAGTCATCATCACTTTCTTCTTAGGTAAGGCAAGGATGCTGCCGCAAGTGACAAATCCCATCGATAACGATGTACGACCGAATAAAGACTCGGTGCTGCAGCAATCTGAATTCGTCTAA
- a CDS encoding TetR/AcrR family transcriptional regulator produces MAYRQGLDAETVLQAAIEMADLQGVEQLTLAALAAKLNVKTPSLYNHIKGLPDLRKQLSRRGLVLIKEAMVEAAIGKSEDDALLAAGFAYVIFARKQPGLYEAISSLPDYEDPELKEAGSQVVLFLLRILAPYGLSEEDALHVVRGFRSMVHGFASLEHRNGFRMELEKDESLRRLLQTYLRGLRMAVK; encoded by the coding sequence GTGGCATACCGACAGGGGTTAGACGCAGAGACTGTGCTCCAAGCAGCAATTGAAATGGCCGATTTACAAGGTGTTGAGCAGCTGACACTCGCTGCATTAGCAGCTAAATTGAACGTAAAAACACCGTCACTATACAATCATATCAAAGGCTTGCCTGACCTTAGAAAGCAGCTTTCAAGGCGAGGTCTCGTACTCATTAAAGAAGCGATGGTAGAAGCTGCTATCGGCAAATCTGAAGATGACGCGCTTCTGGCAGCAGGCTTCGCTTACGTCATATTCGCTAGGAAGCAGCCGGGGTTATACGAGGCCATCTCCTCATTGCCTGACTACGAGGATCCTGAGTTGAAGGAAGCTGGCAGCCAAGTTGTGCTCTTCCTACTGCGCATTTTAGCACCTTATGGACTAAGTGAAGAAGATGCACTGCACGTAGTACGAGGATTTCGGAGCATGGTGCATGGCTTTGCCTCACTCGAGCATAGAAATGGCTTCCGAATGGAGCTGGAAAAAGACGAGAGTCTACGGCGTTTGCTTCAAACATATTTAAGAGGATTACGAATGGCAGTGAAATGA
- a CDS encoding cell wall metabolism sensor histidine kinase WalK, with the protein MRMKKRKRLVKSKMTKTQRVRGFLSAVSIFVLIILYWLAVFYGTEWLYTSINKRPSEVVVQLINSLGGMFLWGITMAFLGRFLRSKQMLFFQTMVQAIQSMSRGDFNVSVDNNPHGGPFVELVDSINNMAVELGQLEKMRQEFISNVSHEIQSPLTSISGFSRALQNDQITATERKHYLEIIEAESTRLSKLSDNLLKLSSLESQHHPFEPKSYRLDKQIRNHILACEPQWVDKDIEMDVELEEITLIADEDLLSQVWTNLIHNAIKFTPNGGTIGVHLTSSGEKAIIRISNNGAGISEEDRAHIFERFYKADKSRNRTSGGNGLGLSIVKKITEMHQGTISVVSAPEKKTIFTVQLPLPK; encoded by the coding sequence ATGAGAATGAAGAAGCGAAAGAGGTTAGTGAAGAGCAAAATGACAAAAACTCAGCGAGTACGTGGCTTTTTGTCTGCTGTAAGCATTTTTGTGCTTATTATTCTTTATTGGTTGGCAGTCTTTTACGGAACAGAATGGCTATATACATCTATAAACAAGCGCCCTTCCGAGGTTGTTGTCCAATTGATCAACTCGCTCGGTGGCATGTTTCTTTGGGGAATAACCATGGCCTTCCTAGGCAGGTTTCTCCGCAGTAAGCAAATGCTCTTCTTTCAAACGATGGTTCAGGCGATTCAAAGTATGTCGAGAGGGGATTTTAACGTGTCCGTTGATAATAATCCACATGGTGGTCCTTTCGTGGAGCTGGTGGATTCGATCAACAACATGGCCGTTGAATTAGGGCAGTTAGAGAAAATGAGGCAGGAATTCATCTCCAACGTATCCCACGAAATACAGTCGCCCTTGACCTCGATTAGCGGCTTCTCCCGCGCTCTACAGAATGACCAGATTACAGCTACGGAGCGTAAGCATTATCTAGAAATCATTGAAGCTGAGAGTACACGGCTATCCAAACTTAGCGATAACTTACTGAAGCTATCTTCGTTAGAATCGCAACACCACCCATTTGAGCCGAAAAGTTATCGATTGGATAAGCAAATTCGCAATCATATTCTGGCCTGCGAACCGCAGTGGGTGGATAAAGACATAGAGATGGATGTTGAACTAGAGGAGATTACACTGATTGCTGACGAAGACCTGCTGAGCCAGGTATGGACCAATCTGATTCATAACGCAATCAAATTCACGCCTAATGGCGGAACGATCGGCGTTCATCTCACAAGCAGCGGGGAAAAAGCGATTATCCGAATTTCGAATAATGGGGCGGGCATTTCGGAGGAGGATCGAGCGCATATTTTTGAACGGTTTTATAAAGCAGATAAATCCAGAAATCGAACGTCTGGCGGTAATGGACTTGGCCTATCTATCGTGAAGAAAATTACCGAAATGCATCAGGGAACTATTTCCGTAGTCAGTGCGCCGGAAAAGAAGACCATATTTACGGTTCAGCTCCCTTTGCCAAAGTAA
- a CDS encoding MBL fold metallo-hydrolase: MKMTRIGSLYQLAFMPRFFPVNCYLVEEENELTLIDAALPFSVKGILQAAEQIGKPITRIVLTHAHGDHIGALDGLKKVLPNVKVYISRRDAKLLAGSKELEAGEPNSPIKGDVPKSVQTKPDVLLEDGDRVGSLQAVSAPGHTPGMMAFLDVRSRALIAGDAFQVRGGAAVSGVMKFWFPFPAMATWNKEVSLESARKLRQLEPSVLAVGHGRMIEQPIPTMDRILEEAAKKFHTDAATI, translated from the coding sequence ATGAAAATGACACGAATCGGTTCTTTGTATCAACTGGCTTTTATGCCGAGATTTTTTCCGGTGAATTGTTATTTAGTGGAGGAAGAGAATGAATTAACGCTTATTGATGCGGCGCTGCCGTTCAGTGTCAAAGGCATTCTTCAAGCAGCAGAACAGATTGGAAAGCCGATCACTCGCATCGTCCTTACACATGCACATGGAGACCATATTGGGGCACTTGACGGTTTGAAAAAGGTGCTGCCGAATGTTAAGGTCTATATCTCAAGAAGAGATGCCAAACTGCTGGCGGGCAGCAAAGAATTAGAAGCTGGCGAACCGAATTCGCCGATTAAGGGAGATGTTCCTAAGTCTGTACAGACGAAGCCGGATGTACTGCTGGAGGATGGCGACCGCGTAGGATCGCTGCAAGCTGTATCAGCTCCTGGGCATACGCCAGGGATGATGGCTTTCCTAGATGTGCGCAGTCGGGCGTTGATTGCTGGGGACGCTTTTCAAGTTCGTGGCGGTGCAGCGGTCTCGGGCGTTATGAAATTCTGGTTTCCGTTCCCAGCGATGGCGACTTGGAATAAAGAAGTGTCGTTGGAGAGTGCACGCAAGCTGAGACAGCTAGAGCCAAGCGTTCTGGCCGTCGGACACGGACGGATGATTGAGCAGCCGATCCCTACTATGGATCGTATTTTGGAAGAAGCAGCTAAAAAGTTTCATACAGATGCAGCAACAATTTAG